One Dysidea avara chromosome 8, odDysAvar1.4, whole genome shotgun sequence genomic window, GAGGACCAGCTACGCAAGTTGAGTCTTGCATCACCCATAATGGCTCTAGCTTGTCGGTAATAGTCCAGTGACACTTGCTCTGAATCACAGCCGGTTATAATGTTGTCCACGTAAAGGTTGGAAAGCATATCATGCGAGACCATCGACTTGTACTGCTCAAGGTGATAATGCAATACAGCATTAAGCATGAACGGCGAGCTGGTGGCTCCGAAGGGTACAACCTTAAAACGGTACACACAGAACTCACTTGAAGGGTCTGTTGGATTGGACAACCAGAAAAACCGGGTGTAGTTCCTGTCATCAGGATGTAGCCGTATGTGAAGGAAAGCCTTCTCGATGTCCATGGATATTCCAAAGCAGTGTGATCTGAAACGGATAAGAACAGCACATAAGTCATTATCACATGGTGAGACTATGAGTAGACAATCATTAAGACAAGGACTGTGAGACGATTGATGGCAACTGCAGTCAAAGACAATCCGTAGTGGTGTTGTTGTAGAATCTTTCTCTACACCATGATGTGGGATGTAATGGACGCCTGGTTGTGGGCCGGACTGATCATCAACATGCTCGATAAAGCCCCTAGCTTCCTGTTCACTGATGATCTGGTGATAGATTTTCAGCAGATCAGGGGTTTTGGACAGACGCTTGACTAGTTGACGTGTTCTCTGTTTAGCTATGGTAAAGTTACTTGGTAGGTCAGGATGGTCTGGTTTCCAAGGGAATCTAGCCACGTATGCTCCGTCCAGATCTCTAGTAACACAAGATGATGTGTACTGGTCTAGCACGTTGTCACTCAAGTTGTCAACAGGGGTCACTCCCAGAGATTCTAGGTCCCAGAAACGTTCTAGGTTGAACTCACGTTGTGTAAGAGCCAGCATCATGACACTGTTAGTGCTGATTAGGAATTGACCAGTTGTTGTTGGAGTTGGTCCTGAGAGCAGGTAACCTACTTTGGTAACCTACTTTGGATTCCACTGCTGTTGGTCCATCACCTCGTACAATAGCATCACCAACAATGTCCCAATAGTGGTCCACACCCACAAGGAGGGAAACATCAAACTCCTTATCTGCATTGAGTGGGTGGGCTAGGGGGGAGGTTATGAAGGTGTGGAGGGTGGGCAACATTAAATGTCACTGTGTTCTGTAATGGTGTGGCAATCCGGGGTACTACAAGCACAGTTAGTGGTATGGGTTGACCGGTCATAGTAATTAGATTTACCACAGCAACATTTACCTGACGATTCAACTGACACTGTGCCCCAAAGGACGATACTGTGATGTCTTCCTTGCGGTAGGACCGTACAGCTAAGGTGTTAGCAAGTTCTTCAGTAATGAATGATCTCTGGGAGCCTTCATCAAATAACACATTAGCTTTTGTAGAGTTTGTACCATTTCTGACAGTTGTTATTGCAGTTTTGAGAAGACAAACAGTGTTCTGTGGCATTGGAACAGTTACTGAAAGAGAGGCAGTGTCAGTTGAATTAGAGGTTGTGGGGATAGCAAGTTGACCATGTACTGGATTGGCTGGCTGTCCAGTGTTAGTGGAGCGGACAGATGTCTCAGGAGTTGTCATTAGTTAACTGGAAACCAGCAATAACTCGGGTGGCATCACCATGGAGCTGTGCTCGAAGATAACTGAGCTTTTGCACGCCTGTCAATGAAGTGTTACTGTGGACTGCTGCCTCAAAACAGTCCCAAAAAGTCTGCCAGACTAGGGGGTCGCCATTGAACTGCGGTAATTCTAGTTTGGGGAGACGAGTTACTTGTGGTAACACAGCAGATGGAGGTGATGTGTGATCACGCGACGTGTGCACTTCTGTGGTTGTAGATATTGTGGACCTAAGGCGTTGAGTAATTTTCGCCTTGGCTGTAGATATGGAAGAGGTTTATTTCTTCCGTCTGTAGTACCTCTGTTTCGATCTCCTCCTCGTCTGTTGTTGCCTCCAGTATCTTCGCATCTAACCCGGAGATTAATTCTTGTTTTCGTTGGAGTTGCTCGTGGAGATCCTTCAAGGTTGCGACGTTATCGTCAGTAAGCTcctgtgcattaattagaatctCGGGTAAACTCTGCAGTAGCTTTGTGAGATGAGCTCTAAATCCTCGTCTAGATGAAACCAGTCTCTTGAGTTCCGCCATTGaccacagcaccaaaaatgtagCGGAGGTTATGACAATATAGACTAATTATAGTCGGCGTACCTGTCACAGCACCGGCCAAAAATGTATCGGGGGTTATGACAATATAGTCGGCGTacctgtcacagcaccaaaaatttCGTTGGTAGAATTACAGTACGCCGAGGTTCCACTTACGATTGGCGGAATAGGGGAGGATTCAAGACTACTCACGAAGCAAGCCCCTCGTGttaataccacaatcgaaccaGTTCTTATCACGTGTACAGACATGCGCACACAGCATAATAGTGTTACATACataataagtgtgtgtgtgttctacgGTTCATCCTCCACGACAAGTGGAACTACTACGCAAAGTGTTTGTTCAAAATGTGAGCCTGTTCTTCTCCGATACGCCGATATATTCCACTACCAGTGATGAGGAAATTACTGATGTTCTCAACAGATATTTTGAGTCAACTTTTACTCAAGAAGATCTATCGTATATTCCAGCGCCTCCTTTTAGATATGAAGAATCTATATGTGATGTCAACATATCTGAGTCTattgtattggagaaattgagTACTCTGAAAGATAATAAGGCTCCTGGTCCAGATAGCATCCATTCTTATGTCCTCAAGGCTTGTGCCCATACACTTTGCACTCCTTTAACCATGCTATTCCATCAGTCCTTGACTAGTGGAGATCTCCCATGCGAATGGAAGAAGGCCCACGTAATACCAGTATATAAGAAAGGTTCTAAGTTTAAGGCTACCAACTACAGACCAATCAGTCTGACATCTACTGTGGTTAAAATTTTAGAATCTATTATTCGTACAGAGCTATTTGACTTTCTTTTAGAAAATAACATTCTTAACCATCAGCAACATGGTTTTGTGTGCAACAAGTCATGTTTAACTAATTTGTTGGAAACCTTTGAGGACTGGACAAGTGCGGTGGACCAGGGTTATGGGGTTGATGTGGTATACTTGGATTACAGTAAGGCATTTGACTCTGTACCACATCGTAGATTGATTTCTAAACTTGAAGCATACGGTGTGCGTGGAAACTTGTCCCTGTGGTTATCCAATTTTCTCACAAATCGTTTTCAGAGAGTAGTGGTTAATGGGTCTCAGTCAGATTGGGTTGATGTTCAgagtggagtacctcaaggttcagtcttgggtcccttgttatttatactgtatgtcaACGATGTGCCTGACCTCATTGAGAGTAATTTGaagatgtttgcagatgacaccaagaTATACTCGGTCATTAAATCTTTTCATGACAGCCTTAAACTACAACATGATATCAACAAGTTAATGCAATGGTCAAGTGTTTGGTTGCTTAGATTTAATGCAGCCAAATGCAAAGTAATGCAGATTGGTAACTCTCTTCCTGCATCATACACCATGTACGATGGCACTACAAATGTATCTACTGACCTAGAACTAGTCAACGAGGAGAAGGACCTTGGAGTGTGGTGCACAAGTGATCTCAAGCCATCTCTAcactgccaaaaagctgcaGTCAAGGCTACACAGGTTCTTGGGCTTATTAGGCGATCTTTTAGAATTGACTGTACTGATATGTTTACATTTCTGTATAAGATGTATGTTCGACCGCATTTGGAATATTGTGTGCAGTCTTGGAGTCCGTACTTGGCCAGAGACATCGACACccttgaaaaggttcagagacgtgcaactaaacaccttcgcggattagcccacttgacttatgaaagccgtcttgaaattctggatctctattctctgtattgcagacgtcaaaggggtgatatgattgaaacatataagatACTTAAACAACATTATGGcttggacccatctacattttttactttaaatactgctaccaccaggggccattctcttaagctttttaaagaaagatcaagattacttgttaggcagaacttttttacaaatagaatagtcaatctatggaactccttacctgactttatcatttcagcaccaacagttgcaaccttcaagctgcgcttggataagttttggaagcaatctagatatgggcaccttcaaaggcctgcggcctagcctggcaagttagcttgccttggcatctaaaagcccattaaataataataataataataataataatagcaattAGTTCATCAAGGCACTGAACTAAAGAAAAAGAAGGTTAACCCCAACCCCAAAAAGCCTGGTACACATTATCGGGATGTGAAGCGCCAGAATGACTGGTTAAGAGAGAACATGTTTGACGCCATGGGGAACTATCTCTTCTGCTGTGCATGTGTTAGAATCGCATTTGGGATatccatagatcctttataccggtataaaggatctatggtatATCCAAGCAAAGGATTGCTCGTCAAAGAGCTATAAAGAGAAAACAGTTTAAGGAGCCATTACAGAGTATGTCAAAAGGTGAAGTTGAAAAGGAACGTCTTGGTGAGTATGTTGTGATGCCAGAAGGTTTAGATGTTAGTTTTAAGAAATGGTGGAGGTTTCTTGATCCATCTGCCACAGTTGATGTTAGAACCGAGGGGTGACCAACTggttcgaaatctcgtacaccttcagtgaaattctgcctgaaatacgaaatcttatgttgttatcgtgattctgattctatactcgttctggtaccatagcttacactcaactgctcctgcacagtaagaatgaaatccgatgttccgctccgcttcagATTTGTATtaatcaagttgtggaagccgcacaaaacctggagctgtgggaaagaagccgtacaaaaccaggagatctatagaatccatgcaaactgttcaaaagtaagaatgaaatccgatgttccgctccgtctcggatttgtattaagcgagttgtggaagccaaacaaaaccaggagttgtgggaagaAGCCGcccaaaaccaggagagaatccatgctaatgcacttatcaatgtcaagccccaccccacccagtacgggctatgtggggcgttaggaggggatttgaacttaaatttttcccccaggggtggggaatttgaacaagcgctctatagtagcatagatcctttacagtagTTGTATACGTGAAGCGCGAGAGAACATGTGATAAAACTGCAGCACCTCGTGTACCTTTGTCACTGTGGCTTCTGTTTTTACAACACGTtggttgtcaaatccccactatatccccaccctccccgtgattatatgattattattattactgagcagtcagccctgctggtgtgctcagattttcccgaatacatgtaacacaattacaataatgattgtagtccagttctaaaaatgtcagcatctgcaacttcaacaagatctactggtaaggagttccaatcattaattgttcttgaaaaataactattttgtactgggggtggggcttaacattgataggtgcataactgttcaaaagtgagaatgaaatccgatgttccatTCCACTTTGGATCTGTATTAagtgagttgtggaagccaaacaaaaccaggagctgtaggaaagaagccgcacaaaaccatGCAGgatagaatccatgcaaactgctcaaaagtaagaatTAAATCTACTGTTCTGCTtggcttcggatttgtattaagagttgtggaagccaaacaaaaccaggagctgtgtgAAAGAAgccatgcaaactgctcctgcacaaaagtaagaatgaaatctgaTGATCCACTCCGCTTCAgatttacttagcaaactacAAACTTACTTAGCAGCAcaaacttcataaacttagcaacacaccaactacaaaatcaacttaagcatacagatgctcctggttttgtggggtttcacaccagatagaactttgacagttgctcctggttttgagggGTTTTGCACGGGATCCGGATTTACCCTGAATGATTGGACTTCCTGGTTTATAGGGCTTAATTCAGCTGcaagttgctcctggttttgtagggtttcatttaatagttatgccttggctttactcctggttttatatggctttgcaattcctctcaattttgtgaggctttgctcctgcatgcctgctgaacttctgtttctttctcccactattttttggtgatttcagaaCTTATCATTCTACACCAACCTGTGATTTgaaatcaaattttgcagctctcgttcgattttgtgaaatcttttgaaattaatgaaatcttgagaaatttgttcaagattttgaaatccgtacccctTTTTCGTGAGTTAGTGACCCCTCGGTTAGAACTCCCCACTCAAGACACGGAAACAGTGGAAAAGTATCTAATTATGCCAAGACATGTGTTATGAATGATTTTCTATAGAATTTGTTGATGTTAACAGTCAGCCGAATGGCTGTAGTGCAGACTACTGGTCCAACATTTTACTTCCAAATTTTTCTATAATACAAACTCCTAAAAGTGGTATTGCCAACTATGAAGAACGTGCTAGACGATCAGTTGTGGGAGAATTCAACCGATCACAACGTGAGGCTGGCAAAGGAGAGTGTTCCAATGCTTCATCCCATAACTGGCTTAAGAAGCATCGACCTAAACATGCAGTTTGTCCGCATCAAGAAGACTATTGTGATACTTGTGCAGAAATGAAGACAAAGATTTCCTCACAACAGACTACCATAAATCGTAAGAAACAATCTTCTGATACCTTGCCCGATGATCTGAAGCACTCGGAAGATGAATTAAGTGGTATGAAACATTCACTAGAGATACACCGTGAAGAAGCCAAAGGAGCACATGACTACTATCAGAAAGTCACTGTACAGTGTGCTGATGAGTGGAAAAAATTTTAGAGTTTGTTGAGAAGCCTTGCCTTACAGAAACTGAGGGTAGGGAATTAGCAACATTGAAGCACAAATTTAACCTTGTTGTAAGTGCAGACTACCAAATGGCAAGCTAGTTCCTTACTGAGATGAGTCACCTCAGCCTGGTAGCACCTACTATTTTCAGAAACTCAACCACGATGTGTTTGGCATTGTCAATCATGCCACCAATAAAGCTGCTGTGTATTTGTTTGATGAAAGAATTGGCCCAAAGAATACAGACCATACAGTTTCCTATTtcactcattaccttgctggtTTACCAGACTTTGTGTGTCGGGTACATTTGTTTTTGGATAATGCTTCTAGCACTAATAAAAACTGTTTTACAATGGCTTGGGCTATGGAAATGATTCAGCAAGGTAAACTAGATTTTATCCGTGTATCATTCATGATTCCAGGTCACACCAAATTTGTTCCTGATTTGttgttttcaaaaatttcaaaAACATACAATAAAAGTGATGTATTTACTACAGAAGAGCTACAAAAAGTAATCCTTCCTTATGCCGAAGTTATTGTTGATGGTGGTAGTATTGTGTCAGACTGGCGAAATAAGCTATCAAAATATTCCAAATTTCCGGGTATTCGTAGCCTCTATGACTTCCTgtttgtaaaaaattcagcaACTGGAAAGGTCGTCAGCAAAGTATGGAAGCTCTGCTATACTGGAAGCTATACCAATTCTACTATACACCTGCAAAGTGATCGAAGTATTGACGAAAATGTGTTATGCACTGAAGATGATACCTACAAGGAAAAAAATTGTACCAAACAAATATCAGCGACCAAACTTGCTAATCttaaacacatgtacactactttTATTTCAAAGAACGTTGGCTTTCATTTTTAtaactgtatgtacatatacaattgTCATCAATGACCCCTTTCAGTTATGGGCTGAAAAACTATGGGTTCTATACCTCATATCCTTACCATTTTTGGCATGTGAACAGTCAATGCATTGCACAACATGAGTCTAAAGTAAAAGGtttttttaaaaagtgtgtCTAAGGTTCCATTTTTACTTGATGCGTTCACATATTTAAAATGATATTGTGCAATATTTGGGGGATTAAGGGGTAAACTGCTAGTAATGTCAGTGGTGAGGTCTGCGATGTCATGTATTAGTGATGCACACGTTGAGGAAATATATTGAATAAGCATGATTTTTGTAGTTGGCTAGCTGCCAGCATTAAAGTAATATTAGAAAACATGGTGTTGCAATTATATGCCAAAACAAGTACAAGTAATTGACAGATAAAACCAATAAGCATACACAAATTATAGGGTGTTCTGGCAAATCCTTGGATCAACCTTTTTGATTATAATAGGCTGGGCATGCATCCTAACAGCTGCCAAATGATAaaatgtacaaatcaattgctACAGAATGAAATGCACCATGGTAGATGCTGATTTCTCCATAAACAATGATAGTAAAATATAGAGTGCCTACTGACATACCTGTAAgccatcatgagtacttgataCTTTCTTAGAATCTGCCATTTCCCTCTACTCTACCACAAAATTAATAGACCTTAGAACCACATCTACTTATGACAACGTCACACTGGTTGCTAGTATATGGTAGATGCATATCACAAGGTTAATGCAACCAACTAAAACATTCCATTCTGTTTGATTAGTACTGTAAGGTTTACACCATGACTGAGTTGTGGTATATAGTAAGTGTAATATCATCAACTTCATAAGCCTGTAGCTATACAAAGCATCATTTGCCTGCATTGCAGATGATTATTTCACTAACATGTAGTGCACATTGTGTATATATCTTAGCTGGTTCTGTACACACATTACTTACATTACTCCAAACTCTCTCATCTATGCTGTTCATTCAAGTTCTCAAACATAGTATTCATTACCCAGACCACTATagtcatatatgtgactggatttgcgaaaaggggtcttccaaaCACATATCCAATTCTGTAAATTCAGAAGACCATAACTAAGTGCTAAAGTAATGAATTGATGTGAAAATATTTTCCATatactaagctatgttggtgctcaatAATGACCAAATTTCATGTCAGTAGCATTTTCCAATctagttatgaattgtcaaagttggtaaattggatgtgtgtggaagatctagacccctttttgcaaatccggtcacataatagtAGCCACTGTATAACATTACTTATTTTGCAGTGGTACAGGTTGTAGTTACAGACTGAGAATAAAAGTGTACCATATGTTGCATCTGTAAAGCACAGGTATTTTGCGCTGTCGTCACACTTGCAATCACTTTGAGTTCATAATTGACCCTGCTTTTAATAGTCTATATATACCTAACCTTTATGCTATGCATTCTTCAAGTGCATGCATACAGTGCCATCAGTGGTGCCTGCATATAAACCAAGGTTCATGTAAGGTCAGGCACGTGAGACTACTGCAGTTCGACCAGTCTCTGGCAATGACTTCACAATAAAACGTCAAGGTTCACTGCAGCGGCTAGCTATTAATAAAGATTTTTAAGCATCAATGATTTTATATTAAGGACTGTGTTGTTTATAATCATGCAGTTTCTGAGTCTTGCAGTGCTATGCTAACTATGCCTCCTAGCTAGTTGCATGGTTACGTGAATGAGATTAAAGTGGTACTACCTGCACCACCAGATCTAGACCCTGAAGAAGCTGCAGTCGATGCATACTTCCATAGCCATAAAATATATAAtgtttacatgtatatagctggtAAAATGATTTATTAGACTAACTACCTGTAGCTAATGTGCACAAttggtactgtatatacatagctacaaattATGGTGTAACTGTTGTAGACCTATGCAGCCTGCCTGTTGTAGTTGGACCTTGTAGAGCAGCTTTTCCTAGGTGGTTTTAAAACTCAACTTCACAAAGATGTGAATCCTTTACATATGGTGGATGTGGAGGAAATGCTAAACTAAAGAACTCTGTGAGAGTGCCTGTCAATGTGGTAAATGTTGGCAGTTTCTCACATTCACTTTACAAATTGTTGTACTCTCAAGCAAGACCCTTGACCATGTAGAGAATCTATTCGCAGTTACTTTTACAATGTGACATCTGACACATGTGAAGAATTCATGTATGGTGGCTGTCGAGGTAGTGACAATAGATTTTCATCAGAAGATGACTGTATCTCACAATGTGCTGGTAATGGTGAGTCCTTAGCACAAATTATACACGTGTTATTGAGTTTGGCTTGTGTAGCATAAGATGCAGGTTAGTGGACAGATTAATTAGATAATGCACTATTTTGTATTTGCTAAATGAAGTGAAAGTTACATTTGTAaccaaaatttattttattgagaACAAAACAGTGTGGATTCTTTCTCAAGTCACATCCTGTCCTCATTTATTTGGCAGTGTATACTgttatttgttttatttttgtgcaaaaattttttgtgataaaaattttcgtgtaaaaatattttcatatgctttacatgaatgactgttctattagagtagtttgatatTATATAAACattttcatgtaagaaatttttgtacaagttttggcATATGaacattattttacaacgaaaaaaaagcaaaattatGGTAGTGTTAGCTGGTTACTATCTTAGATGGGCGTCCAATAAGCCAAGTGTTTAGCTTGCGTCAACAGTGTACTGGGACATGTGGCAACCCATTTGTGTGATGTTTCGCTATTTGTCAACTTGGATGTAGCTGCCTACAGTAGGATCTCAAGTGGTTGATATGGAAGCTTAGAAATGCATTGATACCAGTCAGTGTCATGTAGACTGTTAAGTAAGtttcaagttttaaaataaattgACATATTGTGCTTAATAATACAGGAGGTACATTGTCCTAAATTAAACTGTGTCAATGATCCAGTAACACCTCCAGGATCCTGCTGCCCTGTGTGTGGTGGGTGTTTACCATAAATACATGTAGTAGTAAATCACAATCATGTGTAGCTAGGTTGTCCTAATGATTCCTTCTACCTGGTGAAACAACAATGCTTGACTGCAATAGGTGGTgagcattataattattttagttgTATTCTAAAAATTTTTGTTTAGTCAGTGTACACCAAGAGGATTTTTGTTGTGTACTCTAATTGCATGTGAAGGCAATGTATTAGTCCATACTATGGATCAGTTAGTGATGGCGTACATGTCATTgtagaaccagtagaaccaccATTATCTCTGTCAGCTGGACCGGGGGCCCCATCAGAAAGACCAACAAGAGGTCTTCCATCACCTCCCTAAGCTTGACCACCAACAAGCTGTCCCACCAATAAGAGGTCCTCCAACAGGACCACCAACAACAAGAGGTCCTCCAACAGGACCACCAAAAAGAAGTCCTCTAACTGGACCACCAACAGCAGGTCCTCCAACAGGACCACCAAAAAGAAGTCCTCTAACTGGACCACCAACAGCAGGTCCTCCAACTGGACCACCATCAGCAGGTTCTCCAACAGGACCACCAACAAGAGGTTCTCTAACTGGACCACCAACAGCAGGTCCTCTAACTGGACCACCAACAGCAGGTTCTCCAACAGGCCTGACCACCAAAAAGAACTCCTCCAACTAGACCACCAATAAGAGGACCTCCAACAGGACCACTACCAACAAGAAATCCTCCAACTGGACCACCAACAAGAAGATGTCCTCCAACAAACTACCAACAAGAGGTCCTCCCAACAGCAGGTTCTTCAACTGGACCACCAACTAGAAGACCTCCATCATTACCAACAGCAGGACCACCAACTGGTCCAACAAGTCCAACAGAAGGAATGCCAACAATTGGACCACCAACTTGACCAACACCAAGTATCTCACTTCCTTAATAGTAATAAACTTGTTTgatatgcatgtgtgtttggTTACCCATAgatatacatattatactgtatcTAGAAATAAACAGAGCTCAATAATGAATTTTAGCTCCCTGTACTTATATATAGTCGGTTCACAATCACCTCACATTCACCTGAGCtctcgtttcttgttaataacagTTGTTACATGAACTAGCTAGTCAATGATATTGTCATAATTATTGATTTTCATTTAGCTTCAAACCTTTGTCATCAGCCTAAGGAACATGGGTTGTGCTGGGTTTGCAAACATAGTTTTAATTACAATCAAGAGTCAGGAAATTGTGAACAGTTTATCTATGGTGGGTGTGGTGGAAATGAGAATCGATTTTCATCCAGAAAAGAGTGTGAGAATGTTTGTAAACAAAGTAAAATACAGTATTAACTGTTGACGTTTGCAGGTAGTACCATACAACTTTTTAATCTTTACATgtaataatatcaagagtttataatggtataaactcttgataatattaaaGACCAGGAATTCACCTTATGTAGCATGGCATGTCCCCCAAAC contains:
- the LOC136264956 gene encoding carboxypeptidase inhibitor SmCI-like, translating into RESIRSYFYNVTSDTCEEFMYGGCRGSDNRFSSEDDCISQCAGNEPVEPPLSLSAGPGAPSERPTRGPPTTRGPPTGPPKRSPLTGPPTAGPPTGPPKRSPLTGPPTAGPPTGPPSAGSPTGPPTRGSLTGPPTAGPLTGPPTAASNLCHQPKEHGLCWVCKHSFNYNQESGNCEQFIYGGCGGNENRFSSRKECENVCKQSKIQY